In the genome of Amphiura filiformis chromosome 4, Afil_fr2py, whole genome shotgun sequence, one region contains:
- the LOC140150633 gene encoding uncharacterized protein: MQFVNKAVGKIETGVCEKKTWPIMSHKSNLFRQKNPKNKQTKVHLVFDEESRRDFLTGFRKRKLERKKIAREKLEEREKEEKRLKRQERKKILDEKLKNIKLPELQTEEDDDPVVFNHPEHTVTVTTVTQVDLLAEHGSVGENKVEYESDYYDDEPRSKKPNLQELADAESEEKREKKKRMSAIKKANSRKKFRQKAARGAAREQKSQIKNSHGREKRRLIKAQGKRSGKKKGK; encoded by the exons ATGCAATTTGTAAACAAGGCTGTCGGTAAGATTGAGACTGGCGTGTGTGAAAAGAAAACCTGGCCCATAATGTCACACAAAAGCAACTTGTTCCGACAAAAGAACCCAAAAAACAAGCAGACTAAAGTACATCTTGTTTTTGACGAGGAGAGTAGAAG GGACTTCTTAACTGGCTTCAGGAAGCGAAAGCTTGAGAGGAAAAAGATAGCAAGAGAAAAACTtgaggagagagagaaagaagaaaagagaCTTAAAAGGCAAGAGAGGAAAAAGATTCTAGATGAAAAacttaaaaacatcaaattaccAG AATTGCAAACAGAAGAGGATGATGACCCTGTTGTATTCAATCACCCAGAGCACACAGTAACTGTGACAACTGTCACTCAAGTGGACTTATTGGCTGAGCATGGGAGTGTAGGAGAGAATAAG GTTGAATACGAAAGCGATTACTACGATGACGAGCCACGGTCTAAGAAACCTAATCTACAAGAATTAGCAGATGCTGAAtcagaagagaagagagagaaaaagaaaag GATGTCAGCCATAAAGAAAGCAAACTCTCGGAAGAAATTCAGACAGAAAGCTGCAAGGGGAGCGGCACGGGAACAGAAGTCACAAATAAAGAATTCACATGGTAGAGAAAAAAGGAGATTAATAAAGGCACAGGGAAAACGAAGTggcaaaaagaaaggaaaataa